The Methanohalophilus portucalensis genome window below encodes:
- a CDS encoding type I restriction endonuclease subunit R, whose amino-acid sequence MSQNQNPEQVARDIIDENLEDSGWAVQDKNRLDWNASTGIAIKEYQTEVGPADYVLFVDQKPVGVIEAKREEEGHHLTVVEEQSAEYATSKLKYLNNEPLPFVYESTGKVTRYTDYRDPKPRSRPAFSFHRPETFLHYLKQEKSLRERLLEMPDFKTDGLRDCQIRAIYNLEESFKENRPRALVQMATGSGKTYTAITFIYRLLKFADAKKILFLVDTRNLGEQAEQEFMAYVPNDDNRKFTELYNVQRLTSNYISSDSQVCISTIQRLYSILKDEELDEESEEENPAEKEWKPKEPLPVVYNENVPIEEFDFVVIDECHRSIYNLWQQVLDYFDAFLIGLTATPDKRTFAFFNENVVSEYSHEEAVADGVNVGYEVYTIETEITKNGAEIKAEEFVDKREKLSRKKRWEQLDEDFTYTSNKLDRDVVNPSQIRNVIRTFKNKLPEIFPGRKEVPKTLVFAKTDSHADDIIQIVREEFGEGNAFCKKVTYKVDEDPKSVLSQFRNDYNPRIAVTVDMIATGTDVKPLECLMFMRDVKSRNYFEQMKGRGTRTLDFDDLQKVTPSSISAKTHFVIVDDVGVTKSMKTDSRPLERKKGIPMKDLLGAVTFGAEDEDVYVSLANRLARLEKQITPQERETFAEKTGGKEINETIKDLLNAHNPDVIEAKIQTIQREEPEISEDEAKRKARENLFSTARATFTGQLNEYLENVRKVHEQIIDTVNTDTVLRAEWDEDAVIRADEVVSDFKAYLEANREEITALKIFYNQPYQRRDVTFRMIKEVLEKLKAEKPYLSPLRVWQAYEQLEEVNGNSPKNELTALISLIRRVTEIDPVLTSYDLTVSRNFQNWVFDKQAGTLKFNEDQMGWLRMIRDYVATSFHLEIDDLDYAPFDALGGRGRMYQLFGNEMNTMIDELNEALVE is encoded by the coding sequence ATGAGCCAAAATCAAAACCCCGAACAAGTAGCCAGAGATATTATCGATGAAAATCTAGAGGATTCTGGCTGGGCTGTGCAGGATAAGAATAGGCTTGATTGGAACGCTTCAACAGGTATTGCGATAAAGGAATACCAGACCGAGGTAGGACCTGCTGACTATGTACTTTTTGTGGATCAGAAGCCTGTCGGGGTTATCGAGGCCAAAAGGGAAGAGGAAGGTCACCACCTCACGGTTGTTGAAGAGCAGTCAGCTGAATATGCTACTAGCAAGTTGAAGTACCTCAATAATGAACCACTCCCTTTTGTGTATGAAAGTACGGGGAAAGTTACAAGATATACTGATTACCGGGACCCCAAGCCAAGGTCCAGGCCTGCTTTCTCATTCCATCGCCCGGAAACATTTCTACATTATCTCAAACAGGAGAAGAGTTTAAGGGAAAGACTTCTTGAAATGCCCGATTTTAAAACAGATGGATTACGTGATTGCCAGATTAGGGCCATTTACAATCTTGAAGAATCTTTTAAAGAAAACCGTCCCCGTGCTCTGGTGCAGATGGCTACAGGATCGGGAAAAACCTATACTGCCATCACGTTCATTTACAGATTGCTGAAGTTTGCCGATGCTAAGAAAATACTTTTCCTTGTGGATACACGTAACCTGGGAGAGCAGGCTGAACAGGAATTCATGGCCTATGTACCCAATGATGATAACCGCAAATTTACCGAACTTTATAATGTGCAGCGTTTGACTTCCAATTATATTTCCTCGGATAGCCAGGTGTGCATCTCCACTATACAGCGACTTTATTCTATATTGAAGGATGAAGAACTGGACGAGGAATCAGAAGAGGAAAATCCGGCTGAAAAAGAGTGGAAACCAAAGGAGCCCCTGCCGGTTGTTTATAATGAGAATGTCCCGATAGAAGAATTTGATTTCGTGGTTATCGATGAATGCCATCGCTCCATCTACAATCTGTGGCAGCAGGTGCTTGATTACTTTGATGCATTCCTGATCGGCCTGACGGCTACACCGGATAAACGTACCTTTGCTTTTTTCAATGAGAATGTGGTGAGCGAGTACAGTCATGAGGAGGCCGTGGCAGATGGGGTGAATGTGGGTTATGAGGTTTATACGATTGAGACCGAGATCACCAAAAACGGAGCAGAGATCAAGGCCGAGGAATTTGTCGATAAACGGGAGAAACTGTCCCGCAAAAAACGCTGGGAGCAGCTTGATGAGGATTTCACATATACTTCAAATAAACTGGACCGGGATGTGGTTAATCCCAGCCAGATACGAAATGTAATTCGCACTTTCAAGAATAAACTTCCCGAGATTTTCCCGGGCAGAAAAGAGGTACCCAAAACCCTGGTTTTTGCCAAGACGGACAGTCATGCGGACGATATTATCCAGATTGTCCGGGAAGAATTCGGGGAGGGGAATGCTTTCTGCAAGAAGGTGACGTACAAGGTGGATGAAGACCCGAAATCCGTCCTGTCCCAGTTCAGGAATGATTACAATCCCAGAATAGCGGTTACGGTGGATATGATTGCTACCGGTACGGATGTCAAGCCGCTGGAATGCCTTATGTTCATGAGGGATGTGAAGAGCCGTAATTATTTTGAGCAGATGAAGGGACGCGGTACACGCACCCTGGATTTTGATGATTTGCAGAAGGTGACTCCCTCGTCAATCTCGGCCAAGACACATTTTGTGATCGTGGATGATGTGGGTGTTACCAAATCCATGAAGACCGACAGCAGGCCTCTGGAGCGCAAGAAGGGCATTCCTATGAAGGATCTGCTTGGAGCAGTCACCTTCGGAGCAGAGGACGAGGACGTTTATGTTTCCCTGGCCAACCGGCTGGCCAGATTGGAAAAACAGATCACACCACAGGAGCGGGAAACCTTTGCCGAGAAGACCGGCGGGAAAGAAATCAATGAGACCATTAAGGATTTGCTCAATGCCCACAACCCGGATGTAATCGAGGCAAAGATACAAACTATTCAGAGAGAAGAGCCGGAAATTTCTGAAGATGAGGCAAAAAGGAAGGCACGGGAGAATTTATTCAGCACTGCTAGGGCTACCTTTACCGGCCAATTGAATGAGTATCTGGAAAATGTGCGCAAGGTACATGAACAGATCATCGATACTGTAAATACGGATACGGTCCTGAGAGCGGAATGGGATGAGGATGCTGTGATCAGGGCTGATGAGGTGGTCAGTGATTTCAAGGCCTATCTGGAGGCAAACCGGGAGGAGATCACTGCCCTGAAGATTTTTTATAACCAGCCCTATCAGCGCAGGGATGTCACTTTCAGGATGATCAAGGAAGTGCTGGAAAAACTAAAGGCTGAGAAGCCCTACCTGTCTCCTTTAAGAGTCTGGCAGGCCTACGAACAGCTGGAAGAGGTCAACGGCAATTCCCCGAAGAATGAACTCACAGCCCTGATCTCCCTGATCCGCAGGGTCACCGAGATCGACCCGGTACTGACTTCCTATGACCTAACCGTAAGCAGGAATTTCCAGAACTGGGTATTTGATAAGCAGGCCGGTACCCTGAAATTCAATGAGGACCAGATGGGCTGGCTGCGAATGATCAGGGATTACGTGGCTACCAGTTTCCATCTGGAAATCGATGACCTGGATTATGCCCCGTTCGATGCACTGGGAGGACGTGGCCGGATGTACCAGCTCTTCGGGAATGAGATGAACACTATGATTGATGAATTGAATGAGGCACTCGTAGAATAA
- a CDS encoding DUF5655 domain-containing protein, translated as MKRNPRINEKWIQEQISSNPSILGLGDLILKDIERNHRGAGRLDLLLQDPDSLKRYEVEIQLGKTDESHIIRTIEYWDNERKKYPQYDHCAVIIAEDITSRFFNVIQLFNGNIPIIAIQMNAYEVENNDGLALTFTKILDEFELGFIDEDEEVTEVVDRYYWEKKGSKETVELTDNLLQLIKEIDPTFELKYNKYYIGLAKDGSADNFVSFKARKSYLIMRLKLEDSEDIQNELLESGLDLMDYNRRSGLQRIRLVKKDLVDNEETIRKLMQMSYDYVHL; from the coding sequence TTGAAACGAAATCCTCGGATAAATGAAAAATGGATACAGGAGCAAATATCTTCCAATCCTTCAATACTGGGCCTTGGAGATTTGATTCTAAAAGATATAGAACGCAATCATCGGGGTGCTGGCAGGCTTGATCTATTGCTTCAGGACCCTGATTCTTTAAAAAGATATGAAGTTGAAATTCAATTAGGTAAAACAGATGAATCTCACATAATCAGGACTATCGAATACTGGGATAATGAAAGAAAGAAATATCCACAATATGACCATTGTGCTGTGATTATAGCCGAGGATATTACAAGTCGCTTCTTTAATGTAATCCAGCTCTTTAACGGCAACATACCTATTATTGCCATTCAGATGAATGCTTATGAAGTGGAAAATAATGACGGCCTTGCTCTGACTTTCACAAAGATACTGGATGAATTTGAGCTTGGTTTCATAGATGAAGATGAAGAAGTAACTGAAGTTGTAGATAGATATTATTGGGAAAAGAAAGGATCGAAAGAAACAGTGGAACTGACAGATAATTTACTTCAATTAATCAAAGAGATAGATCCCACCTTTGAACTCAAATATAACAAATATTATATTGGTTTGGCAAAAGACGGTTCAGCAGATAATTTTGTAAGTTTTAAAGCAAGAAAAAGTTACCTTATAATGCGATTAAAACTTGAAGACTCAGAAGATATCCAAAACGAGCTTCTTGAATCGGGCCTGGATCTTATGGATTACAACCGTAGAAGCGGGCTTCAGAGAATCCGGTTGGTAAAAAAGGATCTTGTAGATAATGAAGAAACAATCAGGAAATTAATGCAGATGTCCTACGACTATGTTCATTTATGA
- a CDS encoding gamma carbonic anhydrase family protein produces MLRNFRGKKPALHGSVFVAESAEVIGDARVDRDSSIWFNATIRADMNEINIGKGTSIQDNVVIHNDTTKMVEIGDYVSIGHGAVLHSCKIGNNVLIGMNATILEGAEIGDNSIVGANALIAPGKRYGPANVITGIPGRIRREANDKDIKMIEENAASYIELMKEYKEQ; encoded by the coding sequence ATGCTAAGAAATTTCAGGGGAAAGAAACCTGCACTGCATGGCAGTGTATTTGTTGCAGAATCTGCGGAAGTCATAGGAGATGCCAGGGTTGACAGGGACTCAAGTATCTGGTTTAATGCCACAATACGTGCGGATATGAATGAAATAAATATAGGAAAGGGGACCAGTATCCAGGATAATGTGGTAATCCATAATGACACTACTAAAATGGTCGAAATTGGGGATTATGTCAGTATTGGCCACGGAGCGGTTTTACATAGTTGTAAAATCGGAAATAATGTGCTTATAGGTATGAATGCAACTATACTAGAAGGTGCGGAAATAGGAGATAATTCGATTGTTGGCGCCAATGCACTGATAGCACCCGGCAAAAGGTATGGGCCTGCAAATGTAATTACAGGAATCCCGGGAAGAATTAGAAGGGAAGCAAACGATAAAGACATAAAGATGATTGAAGAAAATGCTGCATCTTACATCGAACTTATGAAAGAATACAAAGAACAATGA
- a CDS encoding sensor histidine kinase, with the protein MDELKFKQILYNLLNNSIKFTNPGGNIDVIINEINGWLHISIKDNGRGIPEDKIKAIFLPFHQLDQYETRTYGGTGLGLALVKRYIEMHGGQIDVESEVEKGSTFHLAIPIKEHGVR; encoded by the coding sequence GTGGATGAACTAAAGTTTAAACAAATACTCTATAATTTGCTTAACAATAGTATAAAGTTCACAAATCCGGGTGGAAATATTGATGTTATTATCAATGAAATCAACGGCTGGCTGCACATATCTATAAAGGACAATGGAAGGGGTATACCTGAAGATAAAATAAAAGCCATATTCCTTCCATTCCATCAGTTAGATCAATATGAAACCAGAACATATGGTGGAACCGGTTTGGGGCTTGCCCTTGTTAAAAGATATATAGAAATGCATGGCGGACAAATCGATGTGGAAAGTGAAGTTGAAAAGGGCAGTACTTTCCATCTGGCTATACCTATAAAGGAACATGGTGTGAGATAA
- a CDS encoding c-type cytochrome gives MSRNMLILLLFIGVVLIFVGMMNLFYTPPSYQQYGGQQPGNMYPDDFETSPSSPSTSDIINEFDSNGEMIYYTGFNEGGQRISFQGGPRWLSVHGGSCVSCHGVDGKGGVPIMMGTAVPPDITYEALTAEAHVEDEHEAHPVYTDETIKTAIKQGIDPSGDRLDYTMPRWDMSEKDLNDLIEYLKTL, from the coding sequence TTGTCAAGGAATATGTTGATATTGCTACTGTTTATTGGGGTTGTGTTAATTTTTGTTGGAATGATGAATCTCTTTTATACTCCACCCTCCTACCAGCAATACGGAGGGCAACAGCCGGGAAATATGTATCCGGATGATTTTGAAACGTCTCCGTCATCGCCATCGACTTCTGACATTATCAATGAATTTGATAGTAACGGTGAAATGATATATTATACGGGTTTTAATGAAGGTGGACAAAGAATATCATTTCAGGGTGGTCCTCGCTGGTTAAGCGTACATGGTGGCAGCTGTGTAAGTTGCCACGGTGTTGATGGAAAAGGTGGTGTGCCGATAATGATGGGTACTGCAGTGCCTCCTGATATTACCTATGAAGCATTGACTGCTGAAGCGCATGTTGAGGATGAACATGAAGCTCATCCCGTTTATACTGATGAAACCATCAAGACGGCTATTAAGCAAGGAATTGATCCGTCAGGGGATAGACTGGATTATACGATGCCGCGCTGGGACATGTCTGAAAAGGATCTCAACGACCTGATTGAATATTTAAAAACCCTGTAA
- a CDS encoding carboxymuconolactone decarboxylase family protein: MTDNPLNTIKKADPDLFDLIGQSGELTFSEEGIPLQYKFLIAMALDASEGAENGVRNLATQAINAGATKEELMQAVRIANYISGIGSVYTAANALKDIV; encoded by the coding sequence ATGACAGATAATCCACTCAATACTATAAAAAAAGCAGATCCAGACCTGTTTGATTTAATCGGGCAAAGCGGTGAATTGACATTTTCCGAAGAAGGCATACCCCTACAGTACAAATTCCTGATTGCAATGGCACTTGATGCATCGGAAGGAGCTGAGAACGGAGTCAGAAACCTGGCAACCCAGGCAATCAATGCCGGAGCTACAAAGGAAGAATTGATGCAGGCAGTAAGAATAGCCAATTATATTTCAGGAATAGGAAGCGTATATACTGCTGCAAATGCATTGAAGGATATTGTCTGA
- a CDS encoding DUF1059 domain-containing protein has product MKIVKCRDLGFKCNFMATGTKQEEVEKKMLDHIEQVHGEELDKMSEDEMKEIKYRISTLTGRGCGCGAL; this is encoded by the coding sequence ATGAAAATAGTAAAATGCAGGGACCTGGGTTTCAAATGTAATTTTATGGCTACAGGCACCAAACAGGAAGAAGTAGAGAAAAAAATGCTTGATCACATCGAGCAAGTACACGGAGAAGAACTGGATAAGATGTCTGAAGACGAGATGAAGGAGATAAAGTACCGGATATCAACCCTCACCGGAAGAGGGTGTGGATGTGGTGCACTATAA
- a CDS encoding pyridoxamine 5'-phosphate oxidase family protein, whose amino-acid sequence MEVSDPEKIMSRLLTDQLLGVLATQNNGQPYTNLVAFAASEKFKYLLFVTPKFTRKYSNLSLSQEASLMVDNRSNTVSDFKEATVLNAMGKVEEIDKDPEMITLYLAKHPYLSSFLKNPSSALMKFQVEKYIVATSFQNVVEIDML is encoded by the coding sequence ATGGAAGTATCAGATCCTGAGAAAATAATGTCTCGCCTGCTTACAGATCAATTACTTGGAGTCCTGGCCACACAGAATAATGGCCAGCCCTATACCAATCTTGTGGCCTTTGCTGCAAGTGAAAAATTCAAGTATCTCCTTTTTGTTACACCAAAGTTTACAAGGAAGTATTCAAATTTGAGTTTATCTCAAGAAGCATCCTTGATGGTCGACAATCGATCCAATACGGTATCTGATTTTAAGGAAGCCACTGTTTTGAACGCAATGGGAAAAGTGGAAGAAATAGATAAAGACCCTGAAATGATCACTCTTTATCTGGCCAAACATCCCTATCTTAGCAGTTTCCTTAAGAATCCTTCATCTGCACTTATGAAATTTCAGGTCGAAAAATATATTGTGGCGACAAGTTTCCAGAATGTTGTGGAGATCGATATGCTATGA
- a CDS encoding PEP/pyruvate-binding domain-containing protein: MTNLVIPMEGIRQEHMDIIGGKAYSLHRLFEKGFRVPAYFCVTTEAYNKFLDCSGLKGRLMIEFARKDFSKMRWEEMWDAGLRIRNMFMNTPIPPHLVDTIKSQIPRNFLKKAVVVRSSAPGEDSSKTSFAGLHESYVNVTGIEEILENTKLVWASLWSDAAILYRQELGLDIEHSSMAVMVQEMIEGDVSGIVFSTDPNNADKLTIEAIHGLNKGLVEGDVEPDRWQLDKFSGSIVQHLVPSSRDRIVSLSKKGTSMGSIPQLLSHKTPLTNDEVKRIYEIAISSEKIFDLPQDMEWTIINNELYTLQSRPITNAQNTEKQWYMSLKRTFENLKQLHNRIEQELIPSMISEANALSGLDLHKLNNVELAAEISRRQEIYQKWDETYTREFIPFAHGMRLFGQVYNDVIKPQDPYEFVDLLADSKLLSVQRNEQLRQMAELIRNDTALRKKVENGILEGKFKELFDNFMDNFARSAYVTEEKDIIRLILELGFAPVSAEENSKDVKKMEMDFLSNFTDEEREWASQILDLGRASYRLRDDDNIYLGRIEGQYLSSLKEGKLRLEERGIRYEIENSDVIAGLYNDSYIPPVKPIQENSPLKQKATDRQIQGQPAGKGSVTGIARVINENTDLFNIHAGEILVCDSIDPNMTFVIPLAGGIVERRGGMLIHGAIIAREYGIPCVTGIPDAISIIKTGDEVTVDGNLGIVVIHRH, from the coding sequence ATGACAAATCTTGTAATTCCCATGGAAGGAATCCGGCAAGAGCATATGGATATTATCGGAGGCAAAGCTTACTCTTTACACAGGCTTTTTGAAAAGGGCTTTCGAGTTCCTGCCTATTTTTGCGTCACAACAGAAGCATATAACAAATTTTTGGATTGCAGTGGCCTGAAGGGTAGACTCATGATAGAATTTGCCAGAAAGGATTTCTCAAAAATGAGATGGGAGGAAATGTGGGATGCAGGTTTGCGTATCAGGAACATGTTTATGAATACCCCTATCCCACCGCATTTAGTCGATACAATCAAGTCACAGATACCAAGGAACTTCCTGAAAAAGGCAGTGGTTGTCCGATCCTCTGCACCAGGCGAAGATTCAAGCAAAACATCATTTGCAGGTCTACATGAATCATATGTAAATGTGACAGGTATAGAAGAAATACTGGAAAACACCAAACTTGTATGGGCTTCCCTCTGGTCGGATGCTGCGATTCTGTACAGGCAGGAACTGGGACTTGACATAGAGCACAGTTCAATGGCTGTCATGGTTCAGGAAATGATAGAAGGTGACGTTTCTGGAATTGTATTCAGCACCGATCCTAATAATGCTGACAAATTGACAATAGAAGCCATTCACGGGCTTAATAAGGGATTGGTAGAAGGAGATGTGGAGCCTGATCGCTGGCAATTAGATAAGTTTTCAGGTTCAATTGTGCAGCATCTTGTCCCTTCAAGCAGGGATCGCATTGTTTCATTGTCAAAAAAAGGCACATCGATGGGGTCAATTCCACAGTTATTATCCCACAAAACCCCTCTTACTAATGATGAGGTCAAACGGATATATGAAATTGCCATTTCTTCTGAAAAAATATTTGATTTACCACAGGATATGGAATGGACAATTATCAACAATGAATTGTATACTCTTCAGTCAAGACCGATAACAAATGCACAAAACACTGAAAAACAGTGGTACATGTCCCTGAAAAGGACTTTCGAGAACCTTAAGCAATTACACAATCGTATAGAACAAGAATTAATTCCTTCAATGATTTCCGAAGCTAATGCTCTATCTGGCTTGGATTTACATAAACTCAACAATGTTGAGCTTGCAGCTGAAATCTCTCGCAGACAGGAAATATACCAAAAATGGGATGAAACCTACACCAGGGAGTTCATACCTTTTGCCCATGGTATGAGATTATTCGGACAGGTTTACAATGACGTTATAAAACCACAGGATCCTTATGAATTTGTGGATTTACTCGCAGATTCTAAATTGCTGAGTGTCCAGCGAAATGAGCAACTTAGACAAATGGCAGAATTGATTAGAAATGATACAGCTCTGCGAAAAAAAGTAGAAAATGGTATTTTGGAAGGAAAATTCAAAGAGCTCTTTGATAATTTCATGGACAATTTCGCAAGGTCTGCTTATGTCACAGAAGAAAAAGATATAATACGGTTGATCCTTGAACTTGGGTTTGCACCTGTTTCAGCAGAAGAAAATTCAAAAGATGTAAAGAAAATGGAAATGGATTTTCTTTCTAACTTTACAGATGAAGAGAGGGAATGGGCCAGCCAAATCCTGGACCTGGGGCGGGCAAGTTACAGGCTAAGAGATGATGATAACATATATCTTGGCAGAATAGAAGGCCAATACCTATCTTCTTTGAAGGAAGGTAAACTCAGGCTGGAAGAAAGAGGTATAAGGTATGAAATTGAAAATTCCGATGTTATAGCTGGCCTATATAATGATTCTTACATTCCGCCCGTCAAGCCAATACAGGAAAATTCGCCATTAAAGCAGAAAGCCACGGATAGACAGATTCAGGGCCAACCTGCAGGTAAAGGCTCTGTTACAGGGATTGCACGAGTTATAAATGAAAATACAGACCTTTTTAATATTCATGCCGGTGAAATTTTGGTATGTGATTCCATCGATCCCAATATGACCTTTGTCATTCCTCTTGCAGGAGGGATTGTGGAGCGTAGGGGAGGGATGCTTATACATGGGGCTATAATAGCCAGAGAATACGGGATTCCCTGTGTGACCGGCATTCCGGACGCAATCAGTATAATTAAAACAGGCGATGAAGTAACAGTTGATGGCAATTTGGGTATTGTAGTCATACACAGGCATTAA
- a CDS encoding VTT domain-containing protein: protein MGINNTYLAIFMLSLIGGVSTFTSTTFYTVLITIALSEVNPVWLGLIASLGLTLGDLLFYYMGRKGKQCVPGKYEAKIIKLTAKMEQINDKLIVLIIFLYSLTPLPSDILAIGLAFGGFPVKKLIPPLFVGNFVLILLLVEFSRLGYGIL, encoded by the coding sequence TTGGGTATTAACAATACGTATCTGGCTATTTTCATGTTGTCTTTAATTGGCGGAGTTTCCACATTTACTTCTACTACATTTTATACTGTTCTTATAACAATAGCTTTGTCTGAAGTAAATCCGGTCTGGTTGGGGCTGATTGCAAGTCTGGGTCTCACTCTGGGTGACCTGCTATTCTATTACATGGGCAGGAAAGGGAAACAATGTGTACCGGGAAAATATGAGGCAAAAATAATTAAACTGACTGCAAAAATGGAACAAATAAATGATAAACTGATTGTTCTTATTATATTTTTATATTCATTGACCCCTCTGCCCAGTGATATTTTAGCGATAGGCCTTGCTTTTGGTGGATTCCCGGTGAAAAAATTGATTCCACCTCTTTTTGTGGGTAATTTCGTGCTTATATTGTTACTTGTAGAATTTTCCAGATTGGGTTATGGTATACTGTAA
- the rtcA gene encoding RNA 3'-terminal phosphate cyclase codes for MSDRILVDGSTGEGGGQIIRTTVALSAVTGIPVKIINIRTHRKVPGLRAQHVAAIMAVAQLCNAEVRGISVSSKEIEFVPGPIISDHIKIEIPTAGSIGLVLQALLIPMTLADQDIQVSIHGGATYGKWSPPLAYIQHILCPFLSRMGFNVTIRILREGYYPRGGAQVLVKVAPPKDGIKAIDLYEREKLLEIKGVTHSSSDLERADVSAREADVIQDYLAQRYDVPINIDTQYSPSYSTGSGVTLWAVFENSIIGTDGLGERGVRAEDVGLDAAENLSRCIKSGATVDEFMCDQVIPYMALANGQSRFKATSVTSHARTNMDIVKRFLKVKFSVFKEQNLWAVLVQPSTS; via the coding sequence ATGTCTGATCGTATTTTAGTAGATGGTTCCACTGGAGAAGGAGGTGGACAGATAATAAGGACAACCGTAGCTCTTTCTGCGGTCACAGGGATACCTGTGAAAATTATCAATATCCGTACACACAGGAAAGTCCCGGGTTTGCGAGCCCAGCATGTGGCCGCAATTATGGCTGTTGCACAGTTGTGTAACGCAGAAGTGAGGGGAATATCGGTAAGTTCAAAGGAAATTGAGTTTGTGCCGGGTCCAATAATATCCGATCATATAAAAATAGAAATTCCTACAGCAGGTTCAATCGGCCTTGTCCTGCAGGCCCTTCTGATTCCGATGACTCTGGCAGACCAAGATATACAGGTCTCTATTCATGGAGGTGCTACCTATGGGAAATGGAGTCCTCCTCTTGCCTATATACAACATATTCTCTGTCCCTTTCTTTCAAGGATGGGTTTCAATGTGACTATCCGGATTCTCAGGGAGGGTTACTATCCTCGTGGAGGAGCTCAGGTCTTGGTCAAGGTAGCACCACCAAAAGATGGTATTAAAGCTATTGATCTTTATGAAAGAGAAAAACTGCTGGAGATAAAAGGAGTTACCCATTCTTCATCGGACCTCGAAAGGGCAGATGTATCGGCAAGGGAAGCCGATGTTATACAGGATTATCTTGCGCAGAGATATGATGTACCAATAAATATTGATACCCAATATTCTCCCTCTTATTCCACCGGGTCAGGAGTAACCCTCTGGGCTGTTTTTGAAAATTCTATTATCGGGACGGATGGTCTCGGGGAGCGTGGTGTCAGGGCTGAGGACGTAGGACTTGATGCTGCAGAAAATCTTTCAAGGTGCATTAAATCAGGTGCAACAGTTGATGAATTTATGTGCGATCAAGTGATCCCCTATATGGCACTTGCCAATGGTCAATCGCGCTTTAAGGCAACATCCGTAACCAGTCATGCTAGAACAAATATGGATATTGTGAAAAGATTCCTGAAGGTCAAATTTTCTGTTTTTAAAGAGCAAAATTTATGGGCAGTGCTGGTGCAGCCATCAACTAGTTGA